DNA sequence from the Streptomyces sp. NBC_01264 genome:
GCTTCCAGCAGACCGTGCAGACCCTCGGCGGGCACCGCCTGCTGTGCATCGACGAGTTCGAGCTCGACGACCCGGGCGACACCGTCCTCGTCTCCTCCCTGCTCAGCCGCCTGGTCGAGCAGGGCGTGGCGCTGGCCGCCACCTCCAACACCCTGCCCGGCAAGCTCGGCGAGGGCCGCTTCGCCGCCGCCGACTTCCTGCGGGAGATCCAGGGGCTCTCCGCGCACTTCCGCCCGCTGCGCATCGACGGCCAGGACTACCGCCACCGCGGCCTGCCCGAGGCTCCCGCGCCGTTCTCCGACGAGCAGGTGACCAAGGCCGCGTACGCCACCGAGGGTGCGAGCCTCGACGACTTCCCCGGGCTGCTGGAGCACCTGGCGCGGGTCCACCCCAGCCGGTACGGGGCCCTGACCGATGGCATAGCGGCCGTCTGCCTCACCGATGTCGGCCCGGTCCCGGACCAGTCGACGGCGCTGCGGCTGGTGGTCCTGGCCGACCGGCTGTACGACCGGGAGGTCCCGGTCCTGGCGGCGGGCGTTCCCTTCGACCGGCTGTTCAGTGACGAGATGCTGAACGGCGGCTACCGCAAGAAGTACTTCCGCGCCATCTCGCGGCTCACCGCGCTGGCACGCGACGCGAAGCCCCTGGTGTCCCAGTAGGTTTGGGGACGCCGGGCCGCTCCGCGCGGGCCGGCCGTTTCCACTTCTGCGAAGGGATCCACCATGGCCACCACGCGTACCGCCCACACCAACTGGGAGGGCAACCTCCTCAAGGGTTCCGGCGTCGTCTCCCTCGACTCCTCGGGCCAGGGCTCGTTCGACGTCTCCTGGCCCTCGCGCGCCGAGGCCGCGAACGGCAAGACCAGCCCGGAAGAGCTGATCGCCGCCGCGCACTCCAGCTGCTACTCGATGGCCCTCTCGCACGGCCTCGACGGTGCCGGTACCCCGCCCACCCGGGTAGAGACCAAGGCCGACGTGACGTTCCAGCCGGGCGAGGGCATCACCGGCATCCACCTGACCGTGGTCGCCGAGGTGCCGGGTCTCGATGCCGAGGGCTTCGCGGCGGCCGCCGAGGACGCCAAGAAGAACTGCCCGGTCAGCCAGGCCCTGACGGGTACGACCATCACCCTCACCGCGACGCTGGCCTAGCCCCGTGCTCCCCCCGGGCGGACCGATGGGTCCCGCCCGGGCGGACCCCGGC
Encoded proteins:
- the zapE gene encoding cell division protein ZapE, coding for MSTSLSPSASASGRPPIADAGPQSLCAREPRVPAERLVAEMVPPPRFDAVRFDTYDPDPAQPSQSEAVTVLADFAAGLGGAHASGSGKKRWFSRTPKSTVPTGPRGVYLDGGYGVGKTHLLASLWHATPAEPALKAFGTFVELTNLVGALGFQQTVQTLGGHRLLCIDEFELDDPGDTVLVSSLLSRLVEQGVALAATSNTLPGKLGEGRFAAADFLREIQGLSAHFRPLRIDGQDYRHRGLPEAPAPFSDEQVTKAAYATEGASLDDFPGLLEHLARVHPSRYGALTDGIAAVCLTDVGPVPDQSTALRLVVLADRLYDREVPVLAAGVPFDRLFSDEMLNGGYRKKYFRAISRLTALARDAKPLVSQ
- a CDS encoding OsmC family peroxiredoxin, producing MATTRTAHTNWEGNLLKGSGVVSLDSSGQGSFDVSWPSRAEAANGKTSPEELIAAAHSSCYSMALSHGLDGAGTPPTRVETKADVTFQPGEGITGIHLTVVAEVPGLDAEGFAAAAEDAKKNCPVSQALTGTTITLTATLA